The following proteins are encoded in a genomic region of Oncorhynchus kisutch isolate 150728-3 linkage group LG6, Okis_V2, whole genome shotgun sequence:
- the LOC109892627 gene encoding zinc finger protein 232-like: protein MDVVEFLVSLLDVHKQQLKALTRQGEIQAKVLSQLVKDGLTRTLDRPSPQDVEEQRRHRLTPGRDKDPEDWGARLDGLLQEETQKKNQLIRSQGLSNAFQTRVLGQMWTVEDQSRQDFLSLRYEPQKGARELGQRLDSAAKLWLRPDLRTAAQVEQCVAMEQFLSLLPKEAGAWVQKQQPRDMEEAISMAEQRLGSGAFTVSSPSPDRTQTNTAQGSTETQEQGSVKMQSTSDHPDALTKSFLNQLETVKSAHFSLEIPDMGVASYQEEKDEHKVVPEEGSIFVCKQEVEDPDWHQESAPPEPIQMYGSTTGHESMSVDTPYISPPRHNSLSSTMYTHPTHRESSQIPSPQSPPSLAPDVYHPQVQDSPVTDRLQSNNHSSDETELTTRYTGLISEDGQLTWGTLPRVPSPSFHTRPPSPSPSHQCPDCGCCFTQQRSLEEHRNIHTGARPFVCGVCGKAFCHRRTLNKHTRIHSWERPFQCTDCGQTFKLKDTMKRHQVSHSRPGTGPGARQLSHSP from the exons ATGGATGTGGTTGAGTTCCTGGTGTCCCTGCTGGATGTGCATAAACAACAGCTGAAAGCGCtgaccagacagggggagatccAGGCCAAGGTCCTCAGCCAGCTTGTCAAGGATGGTTTGACCAGAACCCTTGACCGGCCTTCACCCCAGGAtgtagaggaacagaggaggcaTCGGTTGACACCAGGGAGAGATAAAGACCCAGAGGACTGGGGTGCTAGGCTTGATGGTCTGCTGCAAGAGGAGACACAGAAGAAGAATCAACTGATCAGATCCCAGGGGTTGTCTAATGCATTCCAGACCAGGGTACTGGGACAGATGTGGACTGTGGAGGACCAGAGCAGGCAGGACTTCTTGTCTCTGCGGTACGAACCCCAGAAGGGAGCCAGAGAGCTGGGGCAGAGGCTTGACTCAGCTGCTAAGCTCTGGCTTAGGCCTGACCTAAGAACTGCTGCACAGGTAGAGCAGTGTGTTGCCATGGAGCAGTTTCTGTCCCTCTTACCAAAGGAGGCTGGTGCCTGGGTGCAGAAGCAGCAGCCCAGGGATATGGAGGAAGCGATCAGCATGGCTGAGCAGCGACTTGGATCTGGTGCCTTCACCGTCTCCTCGCCTTCCCCTGACcgtacacagacaaacacagcaCAGGGCTCAACAGAGACACAAGAACAAGG GAGTGTCAAGATGCAGAGCACCAGTGATCACCCAGATGCTTTGACCAAGTCATTTCTCAACCAGCTGGAGACTGTTAAGTCTGCCCATTTCAGTCTAGAGATTCCAGACATGGGAGTAGCCAGCTACCAGGAGGAAAAGGATGAGCATAAGGTGGTCCCAGAGGAAGGGTCCATCTTTGTGTGTAAGCAGGAAGTGGAGGACCCTGACTGGCATCAGGAGAGTGCTCCTCCAGAGCCTATACAAATGTATGGGAGCACAACAGGACATGAGAGCATGTCAGTGGACACACCTTACATCTCCCCTCCCAGacacaactctctctcctccaccatgTACACTCATCCAACACACAGAGAGTCCAGTCAGATCCCCTCCCCACAGTCGCCTCCATCCCTTGCTCCTGATGTCTATCATCCACAAGTTCAGGACAGCCCAGTGACAGACAGACTGCAGAGTAACAATCATTCTAGTGACGAGACGGAGCTTACTACCAGGTACACAGGGCTTATCTCTGAAGATGGACAGCTGACCTGGGGGACCCTCCCGAGGGTTCCTTCACCCTCCTTCCATACTCGCCCgccctccccctcaccctccCACCAGTGCCCAGACTGTGGCTGCTGCTTCACCCAGCAAAGGAGCCTGGAGGAGCACAGGAACATTCACACGGGGGCGAGGCCCTTCGTCTGTGGGGTCTGTGGCAAGGCCTTCTGCCACCGCCGCACTctgaacaaacacacacgtaTCCACTCCTGGGAGAGACCCTTTCAATGTACTGACTGTGGACAGACCTTTAAACTCAAAGACACCATGAAGAGGCACCAGGTGTCCCACAGCAGGCCAGGGACAGGGCCAGGGGCACGtcagctctctcactcaccctGA
- the LOC109892104 gene encoding tripartite motif-containing protein 16-like isoform X2, which produces MAEPNFPLPPDGYTCLLCADVLQDPVTISCGDTYCLECIKVYWDQYDHLGVYNCPQCRATFTPRPVLRRNVPNVTQVRRQLPELQPFPYLQRDSLCDFCVGRRSKAVKSCLMCLAYYCETHIKPHYESATFKRHKLVDETGHLDRKICPQHEKGLELFCRSDQMCICVLCTVREHRSHNIISAEEERAEKQKNLLVTQSEVQHIIQERMKELQELRHNVDVLKSNAQRAMSDSDKIFSEMLQAVERWHVEVSQLIKANMQAAMSQAEGYVERLEQEILELQRRDVELRQILDTEDNIHFLQNFPTLCVPPEPMVPKVLINPQFSFGEVTKTVTGMKEHLDDICKKELSKISKLVSDIPVYILSPRGGDKRFKAPTRADFQEPKTRADFLRYSCPLTFDPNTAYKELVLSEGNHKVMRKKTVKFYPDHPERFDGFSQVLCKECLGGFRYYWEAEWSGEFSIGVAYKSISRKGKNSYSLLGYNDKSWSLLCSDSGYSAWHNKMDKDLPEAPRATRIGVYLDYAANTVAFYSVSEAMELIHKFKAQFSEPLYAGFGVGSSVSLCQLKENLQPY; this is translated from the exons ATGGCTGAGCCGAACTTCCCCCTGCCTCCAGATGGCTACACCTGTCTTCTGTGTGCCGATGTGCTGCAAGACCCTGTTACCATCTCCTGTGGAGACACCTACTGCCTGGAGTGCATCAAGGTCTACTGGGACCAGTATGACCACCTGGGGGTGTACAACTGCCCCCAATGCCGGGCCACCTTCACCCCTCGCCCCGTCCTTAGGCGCAACGTGCCCAATGTGACCCAGGTGCGCCGGCAACTGCCCGAGCTACAGCCCTTCCCTTACCTCCAGAGGGATTCGCTGTGTGACTTCTGTGTGGGACGCCGCAGTAAGGCTGTCAAGTCCTGCCTGATGTGCCTGGCCTACTACTGCGAGACACACATCAAGCCCCACTACGAGTCTGCCACCTTCAAGAGGCACAAGCTGGTTGATGAGACGGGTCACCTGGACAGGAAGATCTGTCCGCAGCACGAGAAGGGCCTGGAGCTGTTCTGTCGCTCTGACcagatgtgtatctgtgtgctgTGTACCGTCAGGGAGCACCGCAGCCACAACATAATCTCTGCTGAGGAGGAGCGCGCTGAGAAACAG AAAAACCTGTTGgtgacccagtctgaggtccagcaCATCATTCAGGAGCGGATGAAGGAACTGCAGGAGTTGAGACACAATGTTGACGTTCTCAAG AGCAATGCCCAGCGGGCGATGTCAGACAGTGATAAGATCTTCAGTGAGATGCTACAGGCGGTGGAGCGCTGGCATGTTGAAGTGAGCCAGCTGATAAAGGCCAACATGCAGGCAGCCATGTCACAGGCCGAGGGATATGTGGAGCGGCTGGAGCAGGAGATTCTGGAGCTGCAGCGCAGAGACGTCGAGCTGCGCCAGATCCTCGACACAGAGGACAACATCCACTTCCTACAG AACTTCCCCACACTGTGTGTTCCTCCTGAGCCCATGGTTCCCAAAGTCCTAATCAACCCTCAGTTCTCCTTCGGAGAGGTCACCAAGACTGTCACCGGCATGAAGGAGCATCTAGATGACATCTGTAAGAAGGAGCTGAGCAAAATCTCCAAGTTAG TAAGTGATATCCCTGTATACATACTTTCACCAAGAGGTGGCGACAAACGATTCAAAG CTCCCACCAGGGCAGATTTTCAGGAACCCAAAACTAGAGCAGACTTCTTGAGAT aTTCTTGTCCGCTCACCTTTGACCCCAACACAGCCTACAAAGAGCTGGTTCTGTCTGAGGGGAACCACAAAGTGATGCGGAAGAAGACAGTCAAGTTTTACCCGGATCACCCCGAACGCTTCGATGGCTTCTCCCAGGTTCTATGCAAGGAGTGCCTGGGTGGGTTCAGGTACTACTGGGAAGCAGAGTGGAGTGGGGAGTTCTCCATCGGAGTGGCCTATAAGAGCATCAGCCGCAAGGGTAAGAACTCTTACAGTCTGCTGGGCTACAACGACAAGTCTTGgagcctgctctgctctgactCGGGCTACTCCGCATGGCACAACAAGATGGACAAAGACCTGCCAGAGGCCCCGCGGGCCACACGGATTGGAGTGTACCTGGACTACGCTGCCAACACGGTTGCCTTCTACTCTGTGTCAGAGGCCATGGAGCTGATCCACAAATTCAAGGCCCAGTTCTCTGAACCTCTGTATGCAGGCTTTGGAGTGGGTTCTTCCGTGTCCCTCTGCCAACTAAAGGAGAACCTCCAACCTTACTGA
- the LOC109892626 gene encoding zinc finger and SCAN domain-containing protein 21 isoform X1, whose translation MDVVRLFTNLLAVHRQQLQALAVQGEIQTEALAQLLEKEELRRMEPDVKLEEVKDPEAYLLLLEEADSNSRLSNVKWGLLGGECLRSGEPNYATLRASLQSQVRAEESRRQEDFSYLRYDPERGPRELGQGLESAAQHWLRPERRTAAEVVRCVALQRFVSLLPTHVGECVLKQCPQDMEEAIYMAEEYLNNTPGDKCSEMDNHTDGEGYPADQLREEEAGPAEHQVNSEKMKVTGPGLFLKRIEFSKVCQSSTFNIDARHLEDIYSEERRLDGEDDLVEEDNFSEHEDWIKEEIKYNNQAEVEDEIRSASEMGQSTDVDRNTENVERSQFRNIANQMPVFGRAKRGVSAPVISSSSPNTAEKEGGTPCCLKRKDKEDPFHRPSHCCHDCGKSYKRAAFLSKHSCSAFPKFICPDCAQVFASQKCLTHHRRSHNKALGCPECGKQFRDKYNLKCHMRTHTGESPYTCTDCGDVFAQLKGLQEHRNIHTEERSFRCSVCGEGFHHSHTLTKHKLLHSQESFLCTRCGKSFKLNDDLLRHLRTVHDESMYLNGDQSFHKNGDISPRPYWN comes from the exons ATGGATGTGGTGCGGTTATTTACAAACCTACTAGCAGTGCACAGACAGCAGCTACAGGCTCTGGCTGTACAGGGGGAGATCCAGACTGAGGCTCTGGCACAGTTACTGGAGAAGGAGGAGCTCAGGAGAATGGAGCCAGATGTGAAGCTGGAGGAGGTAAAGGATCCTGAGGCCTACCTGCTGCTTTTGGAGGAGGCAGACTCCAACTCCAGGCTTTCTAATGTGAAGTGGGGGCTCCTTGGTGGGGAGTGCCTCAGGTCAGGAGAGCCAAACTACGCAACACTGAGGGCTAGCCTGCAGAGCCAAGTCAGGGCAGAAGAGAGCCGACGGCAGGAGGACTTCAGCTATCTGAGGTACGACCCTGAGAGAGGGCCCAGGGAGTTGGGGCAGGGACTGGAAAGTGCTGCCCAGCACTGGCTTCGGCCTGAGAGGAGAACGGCTGCGGAGGTGGTGCGGTGTGTGGCCCTGCAGAGGTTTGTGTCACTCCTGCCCACACACGTTGGAGAGTGTGTGCTGAAACAGTGCCCCCAGGACATGGAGGAGGCTATCTACATGGCTGAGGAGTACCTGAACAACACACCTGGGGATAAGTGCAGTGAGATGGACAACCACACTGATGGAGAGGGATACCCTGCAGACCAACTGAGAGAGGAAGAAGCAGG ACCTGCAGAACATCAAGTTAACAGTGAGAAGATGAAAGTCACAGGACCAGGGTTGTTTCTGAAGAGGATAGAATTTTCTAAAGTCTGTCAGTCCAGTACTTTCAATATAGATGCCAGACATCTGGAGGACATttacagtgaggagaggagacttGATGGAGAAGATGATTTGGTTGAGGAAGACAATTTTTCTGAACATGAGGACTGGATTAAGGAGGAGATAAAATACAATAACCAGGCTGAGGTAGAGGATGAGATCAGGTCAGCCTCTGAGATGGGACAGTCTACTGATGTGGATAGAAATACTGAGAATGTTGAGAGAAGTCAGTTTAGAAACATAGCAAATCAGATGCCCGTCTTTGGAAGGGCCAAGAGAGGTGTATCTGCTCCTGTCATCTCCTCGTCCAGCCCTAACACCGCcgagaaagagggaggaacaCCCTGCTGCCTGAAGCGGAAAGACAAAGAAGATCCCTTCCATAGACCAAGCCACTGCTGTCATGACTGTGGTAAGAGCTACAAACGGGCTGCTTTTCTCAGCAAACACAGTTGCAGTGCCTTCCCTAAGTTCATCTGTCCTGACTGTGCCCAAGTCTTTGCCTCTCAGAAATGCCTGACCCACCACCGCAGGAGCCATAATAAGGCTCTAGGCTGCCCGGAGTGTGGAAAGCAGTTTAGGGACAAGTATAATCTGAAATGTCACATGAGGACCCACACAGGTGAGTCCCCTTATACCTGTACAGACTGCGGGGATGTCTTTGCTCAGCTGAAAGGGCTGCAGGAGCACAGGAACATCCACACAGAAGAAAGGTCATTCCGCTgcagtgtgtgtggggagggctTCCACCACAGCCACACCCTAACAAAACATAAGCTTCTTCACTCCCAGGAGTCTTTCCTCTGTACTcgctgtggaaagagttttaaacTAAATGATGACTTGCTAAGGCATCTGAGGACGGTGCATGATGAAAGCATGTACCTCAATGGAGATCAGAGTTTTCATAAGAATGGAGACATTTCACCTAGGCCCTATTGGAATTGA
- the LOC109892104 gene encoding tripartite motif-containing protein 16-like isoform X1, whose amino-acid sequence MAEPNFPLPPDGYTCLLCADVLQDPVTISCGDTYCLECIKVYWDQYDHLGVYNCPQCRATFTPRPVLRRNVPNVTQVRRQLPELQPFPYLQRDSLCDFCVGRRSKAVKSCLMCLAYYCETHIKPHYESATFKRHKLVDETGHLDRKICPQHEKGLELFCRSDQMCICVLCTVREHRSHNIISAEEERAEKQKNLLVTQSEVQHIIQERMKELQELRHNVDVLKSNAQRAMSDSDKIFSEMLQAVERWHVEVSQLIKANMQAAMSQAEGYVERLEQEILELQRRDVELRQILDTEDNIHFLQNFPTLCVPPEPMVPKVLINPQFSFGEVTKTVTGMKEHLDDICKKELSKISKLVSDIPVYILSPRGGDKRFKESIFCSNTAPTRADFQEPKTRADFLRYSCPLTFDPNTAYKELVLSEGNHKVMRKKTVKFYPDHPERFDGFSQVLCKECLGGFRYYWEAEWSGEFSIGVAYKSISRKGKNSYSLLGYNDKSWSLLCSDSGYSAWHNKMDKDLPEAPRATRIGVYLDYAANTVAFYSVSEAMELIHKFKAQFSEPLYAGFGVGSSVSLCQLKENLQPY is encoded by the exons ATGGCTGAGCCGAACTTCCCCCTGCCTCCAGATGGCTACACCTGTCTTCTGTGTGCCGATGTGCTGCAAGACCCTGTTACCATCTCCTGTGGAGACACCTACTGCCTGGAGTGCATCAAGGTCTACTGGGACCAGTATGACCACCTGGGGGTGTACAACTGCCCCCAATGCCGGGCCACCTTCACCCCTCGCCCCGTCCTTAGGCGCAACGTGCCCAATGTGACCCAGGTGCGCCGGCAACTGCCCGAGCTACAGCCCTTCCCTTACCTCCAGAGGGATTCGCTGTGTGACTTCTGTGTGGGACGCCGCAGTAAGGCTGTCAAGTCCTGCCTGATGTGCCTGGCCTACTACTGCGAGACACACATCAAGCCCCACTACGAGTCTGCCACCTTCAAGAGGCACAAGCTGGTTGATGAGACGGGTCACCTGGACAGGAAGATCTGTCCGCAGCACGAGAAGGGCCTGGAGCTGTTCTGTCGCTCTGACcagatgtgtatctgtgtgctgTGTACCGTCAGGGAGCACCGCAGCCACAACATAATCTCTGCTGAGGAGGAGCGCGCTGAGAAACAG AAAAACCTGTTGgtgacccagtctgaggtccagcaCATCATTCAGGAGCGGATGAAGGAACTGCAGGAGTTGAGACACAATGTTGACGTTCTCAAG AGCAATGCCCAGCGGGCGATGTCAGACAGTGATAAGATCTTCAGTGAGATGCTACAGGCGGTGGAGCGCTGGCATGTTGAAGTGAGCCAGCTGATAAAGGCCAACATGCAGGCAGCCATGTCACAGGCCGAGGGATATGTGGAGCGGCTGGAGCAGGAGATTCTGGAGCTGCAGCGCAGAGACGTCGAGCTGCGCCAGATCCTCGACACAGAGGACAACATCCACTTCCTACAG AACTTCCCCACACTGTGTGTTCCTCCTGAGCCCATGGTTCCCAAAGTCCTAATCAACCCTCAGTTCTCCTTCGGAGAGGTCACCAAGACTGTCACCGGCATGAAGGAGCATCTAGATGACATCTGTAAGAAGGAGCTGAGCAAAATCTCCAAGTTAG TAAGTGATATCCCTGTATACATACTTTCACCAAGAGGTGGCGACAAACGATTCAAAG AATCCATATTTTGTTCTAATACAGCTCCCACCAGGGCAGATTTTCAGGAACCCAAAACTAGAGCAGACTTCTTGAGAT aTTCTTGTCCGCTCACCTTTGACCCCAACACAGCCTACAAAGAGCTGGTTCTGTCTGAGGGGAACCACAAAGTGATGCGGAAGAAGACAGTCAAGTTTTACCCGGATCACCCCGAACGCTTCGATGGCTTCTCCCAGGTTCTATGCAAGGAGTGCCTGGGTGGGTTCAGGTACTACTGGGAAGCAGAGTGGAGTGGGGAGTTCTCCATCGGAGTGGCCTATAAGAGCATCAGCCGCAAGGGTAAGAACTCTTACAGTCTGCTGGGCTACAACGACAAGTCTTGgagcctgctctgctctgactCGGGCTACTCCGCATGGCACAACAAGATGGACAAAGACCTGCCAGAGGCCCCGCGGGCCACACGGATTGGAGTGTACCTGGACTACGCTGCCAACACGGTTGCCTTCTACTCTGTGTCAGAGGCCATGGAGCTGATCCACAAATTCAAGGCCCAGTTCTCTGAACCTCTGTATGCAGGCTTTGGAGTGGGTTCTTCCGTGTCCCTCTGCCAACTAAAGGAGAACCTCCAACCTTACTGA
- the LOC109892628 gene encoding tubulin polymerization-promoting protein family member 3-like: MAEGSVSVAEVETSFKKFAIHGDTKATGKEMNGKNFAKLCKDCRVIDGKNVTATDVDIVFTKVKAKTARVIAFEQFSQALSELAPKRFKGKCQEEALQQLYGLIAGREPANAGVTKVAKAAAVDRLTDTTKFTGAHKERFDESGKGKGKAGRVDIPDASGYVGAYKGKGTYEDKVKEA; the protein is encoded by the exons ATGGCAGAGGGCTCCGTATCAGTAGCAGAGGTGGAGACGTCCTTCAAGAAGTTTGCCATTCATGGGGACACCAAGGCTACTGGGAAGGAGATGAACGGGAAGAACTTTGCCAAACTCTGCAAGGACTGCCGGGTCATCGATGGCAAGAACGTCACTGCCACCGATGTGGACATTGTCTTCACTAAAGTCAA GGCGAAGACAGCTCGTGTGATCGCCTTTGAGCAGTTCAGCCAGGCCCTGTCAGAGTTGGCCCCGAAGCGTTTTAAAGGGAAGTGCCAGGAGGAGGCGCTGCAGCAGCTCTACGGCCTCATAGCAGGGAGGGAGCCTGCCAACGCTGGCGTCACT AAAGTGGCCAAGGCAGCGGCGgtggacagactgacagacaccaCCAAATTCACAGGGGCACACAAGGAGCGGTTTGACGAGTCAGGCAAAGGGAAGGGCAAGGCCGGGCGAGTAGACATTCCAGATGCCAGTGGCTATGTGGGTGCCTACAAGGGCAAGGGCACCTATGAGGATAAGGTCAAGGAAGCATag
- the LOC109892626 gene encoding zinc finger and SCAN domain-containing protein 21 isoform X2: MDVVRLFTNLLAVHRQQLQALAVQGEIQTEALAQLLEKEELRRMEPDVKLEEVKDPEAYLLLLEEADSNSRLSNVKWGLLGGECLRSGEPNYATLRASLQSQVRAEESRRQEDFSYLRYDPERGPRELGQGLESAAQHWLRPERRTAAEVVRCVALQRFVSLLPTHVGECVLKQCPQDMEEAIYMAEEYLNNTPGDKCSEMDNHTDGEGYPADQLREEEAGPAEHQVNSEKMKVTGPGLFLKRIEFSKVCQSSTFNIDARHLEDIYSEERRLDGEDDLVEEDNFSEHEDWIKEEIKYNNQAEVEDEIRSASEMGQSTDVDRNTENVERSQFRNIANQMPVFGRAKRGVSAPVISSSSPNTAEKEGGTPCCLKRKDKEDPFHRPSHCCHDCGPEP, translated from the exons ATGGATGTGGTGCGGTTATTTACAAACCTACTAGCAGTGCACAGACAGCAGCTACAGGCTCTGGCTGTACAGGGGGAGATCCAGACTGAGGCTCTGGCACAGTTACTGGAGAAGGAGGAGCTCAGGAGAATGGAGCCAGATGTGAAGCTGGAGGAGGTAAAGGATCCTGAGGCCTACCTGCTGCTTTTGGAGGAGGCAGACTCCAACTCCAGGCTTTCTAATGTGAAGTGGGGGCTCCTTGGTGGGGAGTGCCTCAGGTCAGGAGAGCCAAACTACGCAACACTGAGGGCTAGCCTGCAGAGCCAAGTCAGGGCAGAAGAGAGCCGACGGCAGGAGGACTTCAGCTATCTGAGGTACGACCCTGAGAGAGGGCCCAGGGAGTTGGGGCAGGGACTGGAAAGTGCTGCCCAGCACTGGCTTCGGCCTGAGAGGAGAACGGCTGCGGAGGTGGTGCGGTGTGTGGCCCTGCAGAGGTTTGTGTCACTCCTGCCCACACACGTTGGAGAGTGTGTGCTGAAACAGTGCCCCCAGGACATGGAGGAGGCTATCTACATGGCTGAGGAGTACCTGAACAACACACCTGGGGATAAGTGCAGTGAGATGGACAACCACACTGATGGAGAGGGATACCCTGCAGACCAACTGAGAGAGGAAGAAGCAGG ACCTGCAGAACATCAAGTTAACAGTGAGAAGATGAAAGTCACAGGACCAGGGTTGTTTCTGAAGAGGATAGAATTTTCTAAAGTCTGTCAGTCCAGTACTTTCAATATAGATGCCAGACATCTGGAGGACATttacagtgaggagaggagacttGATGGAGAAGATGATTTGGTTGAGGAAGACAATTTTTCTGAACATGAGGACTGGATTAAGGAGGAGATAAAATACAATAACCAGGCTGAGGTAGAGGATGAGATCAGGTCAGCCTCTGAGATGGGACAGTCTACTGATGTGGATAGAAATACTGAGAATGTTGAGAGAAGTCAGTTTAGAAACATAGCAAATCAGATGCCCGTCTTTGGAAGGGCCAAGAGAGGTGTATCTGCTCCTGTCATCTCCTCGTCCAGCCCTAACACCGCcgagaaagagggaggaacaCCCTGCTGCCTGAAGCGGAAAGACAAAGAAGATCCCTTCCATAGACCAAGCCACTGCTGTCATGACTGTG